The Solibacillus sp. FSL R7-0668 genome includes the window GTTCGGTATCGATGTTGGTCGTTGAGTATACTTGGCCTTTATATTTTATCGTCATAGAGAATCCTGTATCCTCTTTAGAACCAATTTCAGCCGTTAGAAAAATATTGGCATAATCATTTTCAATTTCAGCATGTTTGTAGAGTGCGAATGGTAAATCGCTATACGCTTCTATGCCGACATTATTAAATTGTACATCAATTAATTCCACATAACGTAATTGTATCGCATTTCGTTGAAACAATAAGTTATCAAGTACATCTTTGTTGTTCATACGGAAAACCTCCAATTAATTTTAATATTAAAACAACCACTGTTTCCAGTGGTTGTGAGATTGTATTTGAAATGAAATCAAAATTTGGCTTTCGTTCAATTGTATAATTGATTAATTTAATTTCTTCCTTTTCTAAAGCAATATTAGATAAGTGAATTAGATTTTCTGTAAGGTTGGTAAGTGTATTCACGACTGTAGATCGAGTACTTTTTTTGTCTCTTTCATCCCAATTCAAATCATCTTTAAGTGCACCTAAAACCAAATTAATTTTTGATGCGACTGTCGTATCATATGGAAGGTTTAGCTCCATTAACTTTTTTAATTGGATAAAGCCTTTGTTTTTTAGCCAGTCTAAAAACAAATAATCAGATTTTTTTTCGCATTGTTTATCAGCAGCTACTAAAAAAACCTCCATATTTTCAGTTGGAGTGATGTTAAAGAAATCATGAAATGCTTGGATATACAACGAAGTCAATTTATTTATTTTATCTGAATACTTATTTTCAATCGGATTCGTTTTTAATAACCATTTTTCACTATTCATGTCATTTCTCCCCCTCGTTATAATTTAATTTACACTAAAAAATGTAATCTGTAAATGAATCGTTTCGGTTGTAAAATTAATGTCTCCTATAATCCAAAAAATAAACATGGAGTACATATTATATCTAAATTTTAAGTGGTTATTTCGGATACGTCTGACAAACACGCCCAACTTGCCCATCTGCTAAGCGGACTTTAATTCCGTGTGGGTGAAAGCTGCTGTTTGTGAGCAGGTCTTTTACAACACCACGCGTTGTGTTGCCTGTGCGTTGGTCTTTCTTTAACACGATATCTACCTCTAAGCCCGGATAGACATCACTGCGATTTTTTCCGTTCATGTTCTTTGCTCCTTCATGCTCGTTTGTTTTTCTAGTATAGCATGACCGCGCTGCAAAACGGTAAACCCCGCATTTATCTCGGTAAATGATTCAAAAAGTTTTGATAGCAAAAGCCGCGTACATCCGCCTCACTGTAGTGCTTGAGTAGCTCATTCACTAAATTTTGGTGCATGCCCGCGTGTTCTAAGCCAGGAATTTTAGCGTTAATGCCGTCAAAATCGGAGCCGAGGCCGATTAAGTGCTTGCCACCAAGCCCACAAATATGGTCGATATGCTTGATTAAATCGGTCATTGAAGCTTCTTTTGAACCCGTAATAAACTCCGGGAAGTACACAACATGCATTGGGGCGTTTTTCGCAATCATCGCACGGATTTGCTCGTCGGTTAAGTTGCGTTCATGCTGGCAGACGCTTGTTGCATTGGAATGCGAGGCAATGACATAATCCGCTTGCTCCATCACATCCCAAAAGCTTTGTTCGTGTAAATGTGTGACGTCGGTGAAGATTTTATGCGTATTGTTGAGCTGAATAATATCGCGCCCAAACGCTGTCACACCGCGCCTCAATTTACTATGTAAGCCATCTGCTGCTTCGTTTGGATTGTTCCAAGTAAGGCCGATTGATAGTACGCCGAACTGATAAAATTGATGCCAAAACGAGAGATCACCTGCGAAAAAATCGACCCCTTCAATCGTTAAAAACGCGCCGATTTGTCCTGGCTTTAGCTTATCGAAGTCGTCCCATGTTTTGAGGTGCACCATGAGCGGATGCTGCGTAATTATTTGTTGAAAATGCTGCACCTGCTGATAGGCTGCTTGAATTTTGGCTTCAGGTGATAAAGTTGGATCAATAAAAATCGCGAATGCTTGTGCCATCACGTGCCCAGCCTGCAAGCGCTCATAATTCACATCTAAGCGTGATGAACTCGTGAAATTGGTATTGCCTTCATACAAATGTAATAACGCATCGCAATGTAAATCAATGATGGGAATGGCCATGTATACTCCTCCAGTTCAA containing:
- a CDS encoding protein-export chaperone SecB, whose translation is MNNKDVLDNLLFQRNAIQLRYVELIDVQFNNVGIEAYSDLPFALYKHAEIENDYANIFLTAEIGSKEDTGFSMTIKYKGQVYSTTNIDTEQLKNYALQNVVPMLLPYIREVSSSLISRTTLPSFMLPTLDVINYLKAINDNDQTN
- a CDS encoding YwbE family protein, with the translated sequence MNGKNRSDVYPGLEVDIVLKKDQRTGNTTRGVVKDLLTNSSFHPHGIKVRLADGQVGRVCQTYPK
- a CDS encoding dipeptidase, with product MAIPIIDLHCDALLHLYEGNTNFTSSSRLDVNYERLQAGHVMAQAFAIFIDPTLSPEAKIQAAYQQVQHFQQIITQHPLMVHLKTWDDFDKLKPGQIGAFLTIEGVDFFAGDLSFWHQFYQFGVLSIGLTWNNPNEAADGLHSKLRRGVTAFGRDIIQLNNTHKIFTDVTHLHEQSFWDVMEQADYVIASHSNATSVCQHERNLTDEQIRAMIAKNAPMHVVYFPEFITGSKEASMTDLIKHIDHICGLGGKHLIGLGSDFDGINAKIPGLEHAGMHQNLVNELLKHYSEADVRGFCYQNFLNHLPR